One stretch of Brevibacillus laterosporus DNA includes these proteins:
- a CDS encoding holin — MGEHDTVSILQDVRERMVRVEEKVDHLSRDREKLDQVSEKARDALALAQENARDIAEIKADSRRSWGVIIGMGTSFIGSILFYFLTK, encoded by the coding sequence ATGGGAGAACACGATACCGTATCTATTTTACAAGACGTCCGCGAGCGCATGGTCCGGGTAGAAGAAAAGGTCGACCACTTATCACGTGACCGTGAAAAGCTCGATCAAGTGAGCGAAAAGGCACGGGATGCACTTGCGTTGGCCCAAGAAAACGCCCGTGACATTGCGGAAATCAAAGCGGACTCACGCCGAAGTTGGGGCGTGATCATCGGGATGGGAACGAGTTTTATCGGTTCCATCCTTTTTTATTTTCTTACGAAATGA
- a CDS encoding DUF2577 domain-containing protein — MSTQSSKLPEPSRLEGGGPSQLRQLIKQIGYNKDVDIELGTVIAPPPAIRVKVDNDEKLELLAEDLIVAEHLTRHTRKVTLTSERVDESMATAGYTPHTHDITSLVITGEIEFTDELKAGDRVIIQSINEGQTYIIQDRAVLYDGA, encoded by the coding sequence TTGTCGACACAATCTTCAAAGCTACCGGAACCTAGTCGACTGGAAGGCGGGGGCCCGAGTCAGTTGCGGCAACTCATTAAACAAATCGGTTACAACAAAGACGTAGACATTGAACTCGGCACCGTTATCGCCCCTCCGCCTGCTATACGCGTCAAGGTTGATAATGACGAAAAGCTCGAATTGTTGGCGGAGGATTTGATTGTTGCCGAACATCTAACTCGACACACGCGTAAGGTTACTCTGACCAGTGAACGCGTGGATGAGAGTATGGCTACGGCAGGCTACACGCCGCATACGCATGATATTACATCGCTGGTCATTACGGGCGAGATCGAATTTACTGACGAACTGAAAGCCGGCGATCGCGTTATCATCCAGTCAATTAACGAAGGGCAGACGTACATCATACAGGATCGGGCGGTGTTATACGATGGCGCTTAG
- a CDS encoding phage portal protein, with the protein MGRNLLESTRTMSGSFGEIWMDGEWLSNFHLGEAYGDIQYEKVKRSGTRKSGNKAMSIEYAGTISGYKVTSGLSQRVGQINDDRKGPFVCQLIMKIDDPEAYGAERVLLKGVQFNKIDIFKFEHGALVETEWPFVFEDYEYLDVITQN; encoded by the coding sequence ATGGGACGAAATTTACTAGAGTCCACCCGTACAATGAGTGGTTCGTTCGGTGAAATTTGGATGGACGGAGAGTGGTTGTCGAATTTTCATTTGGGAGAGGCATACGGCGATATACAATACGAAAAAGTGAAACGATCGGGTACTCGTAAATCAGGAAATAAGGCAATGAGTATCGAATACGCGGGAACCATTTCGGGTTATAAGGTAACCTCCGGTCTATCGCAAAGAGTTGGACAGATTAATGACGATCGTAAAGGTCCTTTTGTCTGTCAATTGATTATGAAAATTGATGATCCAGAGGCTTATGGCGCGGAAAGGGTACTGCTTAAGGGGGTTCAGTTCAACAAAATAGATATCTTTAAATTCGAACATGGGGCCCTCGTAGAAACTGAGTGGCCTTTTGTTTTTGAGGACTATGAGTATCTGGATGTAATTACACAAAACTAA
- a CDS encoding phage tail sheath protein — protein MEWDQITMPTRPGLYMMYVEAAASQIRGGARGIVAIPLVKYGAKATEKMIYTIETEKQAVDLFGVTNIQSIRFVLQAGAKQVIVYTLPKEQTAESFIEMRESFDTRAFNVFVYDGPVDVAEIDATVAWTKRNRKEGKHFVYVTGGTATDDADPKVGNARSKKLADDYVANLITGGVVNGKEYPSCEYAAYVAGLIAGTPINKSITYAKLPLDDVNKRLTNAQIDEALEAGSLILVHNGDYVLVEKGQLTSGAKIRKIRGRQAISTDIPKTAASEYIGKLDNNRDGQAALIAAIKAYLERLGKANVLEDPVVTLDPEFESKGDAVFLYIAYTETDSMERIFLRIHV, from the coding sequence ATGGAATGGGACCAGATCACCATGCCGACCCGTCCCGGGCTTTATATGATGTACGTGGAAGCCGCGGCATCACAGATTCGCGGTGGAGCTCGTGGTATCGTAGCGATTCCACTTGTAAAGTACGGGGCGAAGGCGACAGAAAAAATGATTTACACGATTGAGACCGAAAAGCAGGCGGTCGACTTGTTTGGCGTTACTAACATCCAGTCGATTCGTTTCGTGTTGCAGGCTGGTGCAAAGCAAGTAATCGTATACACCTTGCCGAAGGAACAAACGGCAGAGTCATTTATTGAGATGCGCGAGTCTTTTGATACACGAGCATTTAACGTGTTTGTGTACGACGGGCCTGTGGATGTAGCCGAAATTGATGCGACAGTAGCGTGGACGAAACGCAATCGTAAGGAAGGCAAGCATTTCGTATATGTAACGGGTGGCACGGCGACCGACGATGCTGATCCGAAAGTAGGCAATGCGCGGAGTAAGAAGTTAGCGGACGATTACGTAGCTAACCTAATAACCGGCGGCGTGGTCAACGGTAAGGAATACCCGTCCTGTGAATACGCGGCGTATGTTGCTGGATTGATTGCAGGCACGCCGATCAACAAGTCGATTACGTACGCGAAATTACCGTTAGATGACGTTAATAAACGATTGACGAATGCGCAGATCGACGAAGCACTTGAAGCAGGCTCGCTGATCCTCGTACACAACGGTGACTACGTTCTCGTTGAGAAAGGGCAACTGACAAGCGGAGCTAAGATTCGTAAGATTCGCGGACGTCAGGCGATTAGTACGGACATTCCGAAGACGGCCGCGAGTGAGTACATCGGTAAGCTCGATAACAACCGAGACGGTCAGGCGGCACTTATTGCGGCGATCAAGGCGTACCTAGAACGTTTAGGCAAGGCGAACGTCTTAGAAGACCCCGTTGTGACGTTAGACCCCGAATTTGAATCGAAGGGAGATGCTGTATTTTTGTACATCGCTTACACGGAGACCGACAGTATGGAACGCATCTTTCTACGAATCCACGTATAA
- a CDS encoding LysM peptidoglycan-binding domain-containing protein, translating into MPNTIQFWLSYNNGAERLQLPVNPEYIQISQQHRYDDVLVSHLGEFTIIGDAKLRDFSFSSFFPRDYHSSYCEYEGVPDPWATVEMLERWRDSRKPCRLTVTGTPINYAVTIRSFEIVPEKHGAPGDIYYDIALKEYKFVSIRQIDMSAKKSDGTAKVKKTATRGGKKDVPKPYVVKKGDCLSVIAARYGLKTRDVYAKNKAVVGPDPNRIYPGQKLVLV; encoded by the coding sequence CTGCCTAATACTATTCAATTCTGGCTGTCGTATAATAACGGAGCCGAACGATTACAACTTCCAGTCAATCCCGAATATATTCAAATCTCACAACAACATAGGTATGATGACGTACTAGTCTCGCATCTAGGCGAATTTACCATTATCGGTGACGCCAAGTTGCGGGACTTTTCTTTTTCCTCGTTCTTTCCTCGTGATTACCATTCATCTTATTGCGAATACGAAGGCGTTCCCGATCCGTGGGCAACCGTAGAGATGCTCGAAAGGTGGCGCGATTCCCGTAAACCGTGCCGATTGACCGTTACGGGAACTCCGATAAACTATGCGGTCACTATCCGTAGTTTCGAAATCGTACCCGAAAAACACGGAGCGCCGGGCGACATCTATTACGATATCGCGTTGAAAGAATACAAGTTCGTGAGTATTCGTCAGATTGATATGAGTGCGAAGAAAAGCGACGGAACGGCCAAGGTGAAGAAAACGGCCACACGGGGTGGTAAGAAAGACGTTCCGAAGCCGTATGTCGTGAAGAAAGGGGACTGCTTATCGGTGATTGCGGCAAGATACGGGCTTAAAACACGTGATGTCTACGCAAAGAATAAGGCCGTGGTAGGTCCCGATCCCAATCGAATCTATCCCGGTCAAAAGTTGGTGCTCGTATGA
- a CDS encoding phage portal protein: MSKYYRGRKIFDGKQAEVLERATEILKDTPHAAQLSKLYIAVNLMDVLLTKPADLMFGEPPSYESGKPDASIEQQRLTSIVEENDLNVLGHELVTGAGIRGDAFIKTYYAQRQDLSEVPVGIEINVKPEPIIEAVDPSNVFPELTKGSRKRFKAINIAWVEWMTEANGLLESIVEASKTTQTPYLNVERHVPGAIIYERFRLYPKSVDTRYDAPIQTFTIGEAVSTGHEKDVVATGLSHMAIHHIPYKSTDTDWRGSSGIEKIESILAAINDRLVQIDYILWKHSDPTAYGPDLGESDVRFSGRYIPVEKADVKPGYMTWDSQLDGAFKELDVLLGIVFQMSETPQWLFGTTLAEDKGGTGTSHTDGSAIKARFMPILSKVKRIRAHIDRAFRDALYSAQLLENYANARVDGFESYEAVYPTINWKDGIPRDEKELAEIMDIRTGGKPTIDVQSAVKTLSEVDDEKAREIMVRIEEDEKAANGTVDASIFNGDNGGVDV, encoded by the coding sequence TTGTCCAAATACTACCGTGGCCGTAAGATTTTCGACGGTAAGCAGGCGGAAGTACTCGAACGTGCAACCGAAATCCTAAAGGATACGCCGCACGCCGCCCAATTGTCGAAGCTATATATCGCGGTTAACTTGATGGACGTACTTTTGACGAAGCCAGCCGACTTGATGTTCGGTGAGCCTCCTTCGTATGAGTCCGGTAAGCCGGACGCCTCCATCGAGCAACAACGCCTGACCTCTATCGTTGAAGAGAACGATTTGAACGTGTTGGGCCATGAGTTAGTCACCGGAGCAGGTATACGAGGAGACGCGTTCATCAAGACGTACTATGCCCAACGACAGGACTTATCGGAAGTGCCCGTGGGTATCGAAATCAACGTTAAGCCCGAGCCGATTATTGAAGCAGTTGACCCATCGAACGTATTCCCTGAGCTAACAAAAGGCTCGCGTAAACGGTTCAAGGCGATCAATATTGCGTGGGTCGAGTGGATGACAGAGGCAAACGGGTTGCTCGAATCAATTGTCGAGGCCTCAAAGACAACGCAAACTCCTTATCTTAACGTCGAGCGTCACGTTCCAGGGGCGATCATATACGAGCGGTTCCGATTGTACCCTAAGTCGGTAGATACTCGATATGATGCACCTATCCAAACGTTCACTATCGGTGAGGCGGTTAGTACAGGTCACGAGAAAGACGTTGTTGCAACAGGTCTGTCTCACATGGCAATTCATCATATTCCGTATAAGTCTACGGATACGGATTGGCGTGGAAGTAGCGGTATCGAAAAGATAGAGTCGATACTAGCCGCGATTAACGACCGACTCGTACAGATCGATTACATCCTATGGAAACACAGTGACCCGACAGCGTACGGACCCGACTTAGGGGAGTCAGACGTACGGTTCAGCGGACGTTATATCCCCGTTGAGAAAGCGGACGTTAAGCCCGGATACATGACGTGGGATTCGCAGTTAGATGGTGCCTTTAAGGAACTAGACGTTCTGCTAGGTATCGTATTCCAGATGAGCGAGACACCGCAATGGTTATTCGGTACGACACTTGCAGAAGACAAAGGCGGAACGGGTACGTCACATACCGACGGTTCAGCGATTAAGGCTCGTTTTATGCCGATACTATCGAAAGTTAAGCGGATAAGAGCCCACATTGATAGAGCATTTAGGGACGCACTATACTCCGCCCAATTGCTAGAGAACTACGCTAATGCCAGAGTTGACGGGTTTGAAAGTTACGAGGCAGTTTATCCAACAATTAACTGGAAAGACGGGATTCCTCGCGACGAAAAAGAGCTTGCGGAGATCATGGACATCAGAACGGGCGGTAAGCCGACAATTGACGTTCAGAGTGCCGTTAAGACGCTGTCCGAAGTGGACGACGAAAAGGCACGCGAGATCATGGTACGCATAGAGGAGGACGAGAAAGCCGCGAACGGAACGGTGGACGCGTCTATTTTTAATGGGGATAACGGTGGAGTAGATGTGTGA
- a CDS encoding DUF2313 domain-containing protein produces MDRDRKRSMLDSLPPYYTESTVVGNLLEQEAAELDRFSHAVDDATDQLVINTATWGLDRWEAIFDLPNKKYADLTWDIVTANRPVFNALDQYTWDGLSEASVVLVPNEDRRSAIRARLRGTGTVTKEMLKNVVESFTNGEVEVIEDNEHYAVTIKFVSNVGIPANYDDAKRAVLEIIPAHIGVEFTNEYSMWQDVGKTTWGNLASYPWTDVKGGMWNA; encoded by the coding sequence ATGGATCGAGATAGAAAGCGAAGTATGCTAGATTCGTTGCCGCCGTACTATACCGAGTCTACGGTAGTCGGTAATCTTCTCGAGCAGGAAGCTGCTGAACTAGATAGATTCAGTCATGCCGTAGACGACGCGACAGATCAACTCGTTATAAACACGGCAACGTGGGGTCTCGATCGATGGGAAGCGATATTTGATTTACCGAATAAAAAGTATGCGGACTTAACGTGGGATATCGTCACCGCGAACAGGCCTGTCTTTAACGCGTTAGACCAGTATACATGGGACGGGCTTTCAGAGGCCTCCGTTGTTTTAGTCCCAAACGAAGACCGTCGTTCCGCCATCCGAGCAAGATTACGCGGGACTGGGACAGTTACGAAAGAGATGTTGAAGAACGTGGTGGAGTCGTTTACGAACGGCGAAGTCGAGGTCATAGAGGATAACGAACATTATGCGGTCACCATTAAGTTTGTAAGTAACGTTGGGATACCTGCGAATTACGATGATGCAAAACGTGCTGTACTCGAAATCATCCCCGCACACATCGGCGTTGAATTTACGAACGAATACTCGATGTGGCAAGACGTAGGAAAAACCACGTGGGGCAATCTCGCTTCATATCCGTGGACTGACGTAAAAGGAGGAATGTGGAATGCCTAA
- a CDS encoding DUF2634 domain-containing protein → MALSPLQRLEDRVIQSEPDTQPTLTYSLDFNTGDIGGMIDGETAVRQFIRKAIITARFRFPIYDGEYGCELVDLIGQDLPIELLRSEIPRVITEALIYDDRIDDVYDFEIEREADKLTVSFYVDTTDGLTIETVEVV, encoded by the coding sequence ATGGCGCTTAGTCCGTTGCAACGACTAGAGGATCGGGTGATCCAATCGGAGCCAGACACACAGCCAACGTTAACCTATTCGCTAGACTTCAATACAGGCGATATCGGCGGCATGATCGATGGCGAAACGGCCGTTCGTCAATTTATTCGAAAAGCTATCATAACGGCGCGATTCCGGTTTCCGATCTATGACGGAGAGTACGGCTGTGAACTCGTAGACTTAATCGGGCAAGATTTGCCGATAGAACTTTTACGGTCGGAGATACCCCGCGTCATTACCGAGGCGTTAATTTATGACGATCGAATAGACGATGTGTACGATTTTGAGATAGAACGAGAGGCGGACAAATTGACCGTCTCTTTTTACGTTGATACAACGGATGGTTTGACGATAGAAACCGTGGAGGTGGTGTGA
- a CDS encoding baseplate J/gp47 family protein, with protein MSYENQTRDVILQRMLDNSRPDIDKRQGAVTYDLSAPAAMEIEGAYLELDAVIDKAMLDTSYDDYLTEVCAGFGIDRKPVIKATGQVTFQGHDGTFIQAGTQVSTDGTLPVFFVVIESGVITNGKLTLAAEARDGGSLGNVEIGAIKLTQGDLTGITDVTNEVAFRGGVDEEPDEELRERCYDRLRRPVTSGNIHHYRQWAKEIAGIGDAKVYPLWNGNGTVKVALIDGNKRSPVDSKVAEVAAHIEKVRPIGATVTVVGATELPINVESKLTLQAGASLSTIKPAVSRALTEYLKTIAFKESIIRYSRIANILLDAEGVIDYAGLKVNGGTSNVVIPDSSVGVPGTVTLS; from the coding sequence TTGTCCTACGAGAACCAAACCCGAGACGTGATCCTCCAACGAATGCTTGATAATTCGCGACCGGATATAGATAAAAGACAAGGGGCAGTGACGTACGATCTGTCGGCTCCCGCGGCAATGGAGATTGAAGGCGCTTATCTTGAATTAGACGCAGTAATAGATAAGGCTATGCTAGATACGTCATATGACGATTACTTGACGGAAGTTTGTGCCGGATTCGGTATTGATCGAAAGCCTGTTATCAAAGCAACCGGACAAGTAACGTTTCAAGGTCATGATGGCACGTTTATTCAAGCCGGTACGCAAGTATCAACAGACGGGACGCTACCCGTCTTTTTTGTTGTGATCGAATCGGGTGTTATTACGAACGGAAAGCTTACGTTGGCGGCTGAAGCAAGAGACGGCGGAAGTTTGGGCAACGTCGAAATCGGAGCGATAAAGTTGACACAAGGCGACCTCACGGGAATTACGGACGTGACGAACGAGGTTGCGTTTCGGGGCGGAGTTGACGAAGAACCAGACGAAGAGCTGCGCGAACGATGCTACGATCGGCTTCGTAGACCAGTTACTAGCGGTAACATTCATCATTATCGGCAATGGGCGAAAGAGATCGCAGGTATCGGAGACGCGAAAGTATATCCTTTATGGAACGGGAATGGGACGGTCAAGGTCGCATTAATAGACGGTAACAAGCGGTCGCCGGTCGACTCCAAAGTTGCAGAGGTAGCGGCACATATCGAAAAGGTACGACCTATCGGGGCAACGGTCACTGTAGTGGGTGCGACCGAATTACCGATTAACGTTGAGTCTAAGTTGACACTACAGGCCGGGGCTTCTTTATCAACTATCAAGCCAGCGGTATCCAGAGCGTTAACCGAATATCTAAAAACAATCGCATTTAAGGAAAGCATCATTCGGTATTCGAGAATAGCAAACATACTCTTGGACGCTGAAGGTGTCATTGACTATGCGGGATTGAAGGTGAACGGAGGTACCTCTAACGTAGTCATACCGGATAGCTCGGTTGGAGTTCCGGGGACGGTGACGTTATCGTGA
- a CDS encoding phage tail tape measure protein produces the protein MFDLLARIRLVDNASSALGSITAKLGTLAAAAGATAVVFKSVNKAMDFEAQLSSIQALTGATNTEMAAMQKLALDMGAKTKYNALEAAQGIEELLKAGLSPATVQAGGLEAALNLATAGGLGLAEAAEIMSTSLNAYKADSMTAAKASDILAGTANASATGVSDLRFSLSAVSAVAAGVGMTFKDTNIALGLFANNALKGSDAGTSLKTMLMNLQPTTDDQIELFKKLGIVTKNGANQFYTAKGKLKSLEEISGTLNKALGGLTDQQRMLALETMFGSDAIRAANILYKEGAKGVKDFEQEMLKVTALDVAKKKMDNASGAVEQLSGALETMQISAMLPFMPIIKRIALGAADFSDKISPSIVSAMERASKGVSSFIDELAKDTTFKNLEWGDAFIYATDKAFDKLNGWISSSGGNQLDKAISKLAEMGASAGAVLVSGMGSTALATIKENPMMALLLGGYVGLAAPGPIQLKAILGLSVAASPHVMKLIDWLRGYKPEGSIDILTNLDQKAAEMREKGLDPSKTPIYGGGTLTGTAPEKSFSDKVSDWIDNIGLPTPGRQEAPSISSSRYHGIDYVPRDGMTFRLHQGEKVMTAQENKQGQSSKGTIIIPKLADQIIIREEADIDLLTRKLTMSLAEQY, from the coding sequence ATGTTTGACCTCTTGGCTCGAATTAGGCTTGTTGACAATGCCAGTTCAGCGTTGGGTAGTATTACTGCCAAGTTGGGCACACTCGCCGCCGCCGCCGGTGCGACCGCCGTGGTCTTTAAGTCGGTGAACAAGGCAATGGATTTCGAAGCACAGCTTTCTTCTATACAAGCGTTAACGGGTGCGACCAATACAGAAATGGCAGCAATGCAGAAATTAGCGCTTGATATGGGTGCTAAAACGAAGTACAACGCTCTAGAGGCTGCACAGGGTATTGAGGAGCTACTAAAAGCAGGTCTTTCACCAGCGACTGTACAAGCGGGCGGGCTAGAAGCCGCGCTTAACCTCGCAACAGCCGGTGGTCTTGGGCTTGCGGAGGCCGCCGAAATCATGTCGACGTCGCTAAACGCGTATAAGGCTGACTCAATGACGGCGGCTAAAGCGTCCGATATTCTAGCCGGTACTGCGAATGCTTCCGCAACGGGCGTGTCAGACTTACGCTTCTCATTATCGGCTGTATCAGCGGTTGCCGCAGGTGTTGGCATGACATTCAAAGATACAAATATCGCGCTCGGTTTGTTTGCGAACAACGCATTAAAAGGTTCCGACGCAGGTACCTCGTTAAAAACGATGCTGATGAACTTGCAGCCGACGACTGACGACCAGATTGAACTATTTAAAAAGCTTGGTATCGTAACGAAAAACGGCGCCAACCAGTTTTACACGGCTAAAGGTAAACTAAAATCACTCGAAGAAATCTCCGGCACCTTGAATAAAGCGCTCGGGGGGCTTACGGATCAACAACGTATGCTGGCGCTAGAGACGATGTTCGGATCGGATGCTATACGAGCCGCCAACATCCTTTATAAAGAGGGTGCAAAGGGCGTTAAAGACTTTGAGCAGGAGATGCTGAAAGTTACCGCATTGGATGTCGCGAAGAAGAAAATGGACAACGCTTCTGGTGCAGTCGAGCAGTTGAGCGGCGCCTTGGAGACGATGCAAATTTCCGCAATGTTGCCGTTCATGCCAATTATAAAAAGGATTGCGCTAGGTGCAGCAGACTTCTCTGATAAAATTTCGCCATCGATTGTAAGCGCTATGGAAAGAGCGTCTAAAGGCGTTAGTAGTTTCATCGATGAGCTAGCAAAAGATACCACTTTTAAGAATTTAGAGTGGGGCGATGCTTTTATCTATGCTACCGACAAAGCATTCGACAAACTTAATGGATGGATTTCATCGAGTGGCGGTAATCAGTTAGACAAGGCAATCAGTAAGTTGGCAGAAATGGGAGCAAGCGCAGGGGCTGTTTTAGTTAGTGGAATGGGATCGACTGCTCTAGCAACTATTAAAGAAAATCCAATGATGGCACTGCTACTAGGAGGTTATGTAGGGCTCGCTGCTCCGGGTCCAATTCAGTTGAAAGCTATTTTAGGTCTAAGCGTTGCTGCCTCACCCCACGTGATGAAGCTAATAGATTGGCTACGGGGGTACAAACCAGAAGGGAGTATTGACATCCTCACCAACCTAGACCAGAAGGCTGCGGAGATGAGGGAAAAAGGACTAGACCCTTCTAAAACTCCGATCTATGGTGGTGGTACTTTAACTGGAACGGCTCCAGAAAAGTCATTCTCAGATAAAGTCTCCGATTGGATTGATAATATCGGACTACCAACTCCGGGAAGGCAAGAGGCGCCTAGTATAAGTAGTAGTCGTTACCATGGAATTGACTATGTTCCTAGAGATGGCATGACTTTTAGGTTGCATCAGGGAGAAAAGGTTATGACTGCTCAAGAAAACAAGCAGGGACAATCGTCAAAAGGAACTATTATTATCCCAAAATTAGCAGACCAGATTATAATACGCGAAGAAGCGGATATAGACTTGTTGACTAGAAAACTAACTATGTCCCTTGCAGAACAGTATTAG
- a CDS encoding minor capsid protein yields the protein MCDFRELPKPSYDYDVNEITEAYKKALDDVQSELQRVDLPDFSRSNAQAVYAQITVILTNLAKKTKEWVARVIPKAAYDGIARTLLALGLASNRKQALKKAKLNPINQHAVAAAIADTQTDLLAVTDNVTKRVRAAVRKAVAETMRSQMATGVNGRRTITADVLKRIRKTLGDSADNAIIDAAGRKWKIEHYVDVVAQTKLMDVHNEATINEALSREVLYAVISSHGATDACRYHEGRIIRLTDAGDTKYPTYDALRASRQIWHPKCKHTISPIRVPENLSEKRRTLAESQGELSDRALATGKRNPDLSER from the coding sequence ATGTGTGATTTCCGTGAGTTACCGAAGCCATCGTATGACTACGACGTTAATGAGATCACTGAGGCGTACAAAAAAGCACTAGACGACGTGCAATCTGAATTACAACGCGTTGATCTTCCTGACTTCTCCCGATCCAACGCACAGGCTGTATATGCACAAATTACCGTGATACTTACGAATCTAGCGAAAAAGACAAAGGAATGGGTAGCGCGTGTCATTCCGAAAGCGGCTTACGACGGCATTGCACGTACTCTACTTGCACTTGGTCTCGCTTCTAACCGTAAGCAAGCGCTCAAGAAAGCGAAGCTAAATCCGATTAATCAGCACGCTGTCGCCGCCGCAATTGCCGATACGCAGACTGATTTACTCGCGGTGACGGACAACGTAACGAAGAGAGTCCGCGCGGCGGTTCGTAAGGCTGTTGCCGAAACTATGCGGTCGCAGATGGCTACCGGTGTCAACGGACGCAGAACGATAACGGCTGACGTGCTTAAACGCATACGTAAGACACTCGGTGACTCAGCAGATAACGCCATTATAGACGCGGCCGGACGTAAGTGGAAAATCGAACACTACGTTGATGTGGTTGCACAAACAAAGCTCATGGACGTACACAACGAGGCAACGATCAACGAGGCGTTATCTCGCGAAGTATTATACGCAGTTATATCGTCACACGGCGCAACTGATGCGTGCCGTTATCATGAGGGACGGATTATCCGGCTAACGGACGCGGGCGATACGAAATACCCGACGTATGACGCATTGCGTGCCTCTAGGCAGATATGGCACCCGAAGTGTAAACACACGATATCACCTATTCGAGTGCCGGAGAATCTATCGGAAAAACGACGTACTCTTGCGGAGAGTCAAGGTGAGTTAAGCGATAGGGCGTTGGCTACTGGCAAGCGTAATCCTGATTTGTCTGAACGTTAA
- a CDS encoding HK97 gp10 family phage protein: MTRLDIDIDLNGLRTSGQRIASLMPAYRKKLLATMGRGAKRGMHDVLDEWKVEAVDLAPLDKGLLRRGIHTKVTGKSANLTATIQSSAVESSNGQRFDYAYYLHNVYPEKYGDSFQNPTTPGTIPNYLEKPAEENKERWKQMIEDEIKAEMSRAGYNIR, translated from the coding sequence TTGACGCGTTTAGATATCGACATTGACTTAAACGGGCTCCGAACTAGTGGCCAGCGGATCGCGTCGTTAATGCCTGCCTATCGGAAGAAGCTATTAGCTACGATGGGACGCGGCGCCAAGCGCGGTATGCACGATGTCCTTGACGAGTGGAAGGTGGAAGCAGTCGACCTAGCTCCGTTGGACAAAGGGTTGCTACGGCGCGGTATCCATACGAAAGTTACTGGTAAGAGCGCTAATCTTACGGCCACCATCCAATCATCAGCGGTGGAATCAAGCAATGGGCAGCGGTTTGACTACGCGTATTATCTCCACAACGTATACCCGGAGAAGTACGGCGACTCGTTTCAGAATCCGACCACGCCCGGCACCATTCCGAATTATCTCGAAAAGCCTGCGGAAGAGAACAAGGAACGATGGAAGCAGATGATTGAGGACGAAATCAAAGCAGAGATGTCACGGGCGGGCTATAACATCCGGTAG